In Helicobacter bilis, a genomic segment contains:
- a CDS encoding 7-cyano-7-deazaguanine synthase, with protein sequence MTKKQISAVALFSGGLDSMISMQLLHEQGIKVYALNFNIGFGSNKDKSEYFYNAAKQVGAELIQINIAKQFFDNILFKPQYGYGKYFNPCIDCHANMFSHAFAKMVELGADFAISGEVLGQRPKSQRKEAMDQVKKLVRKIGENPLYDSILSRDGSNPSKPKTLDELILRPMSAKLMPETFPEKMGWVDRERLLDVSGRGRQRQLDLLKKYGWKYHEKPGGGCLLTDTSVALKIKDMQAHRKVVFEDVALFKIGRYMVLENGTRCVISRNEEEGRKLDIEHEFMDKIELQDIQGPMALVEKNAHKDDRILAARIVLGYAKTQLDKSYNVRIGDEVLTLMPYAKEEASKFLLLQS encoded by the coding sequence TTAAGGTATATGCGCTAAATTTTAACATAGGCTTTGGTAGTAATAAGGATAAAAGTGAGTATTTTTATAACGCAGCTAAGCAAGTTGGGGCAGAACTCATACAGATAAATATCGCAAAGCAGTTTTTTGATAATATTCTATTTAAGCCGCAATATGGCTATGGGAAGTATTTTAATCCATGTATTGACTGCCATGCAAATATGTTTTCACACGCATTTGCGAAAATGGTAGAGCTTGGGGCTGATTTTGCCATCAGTGGTGAAGTATTAGGGCAGAGACCAAAAAGTCAAAGAAAAGAGGCAATGGATCAAGTAAAAAAGCTTGTAAGAAAAATCGGGGAAAATCCCCTATATGATTCTATCCTAAGTCGAGATGGAAGTAATCCTAGTAAGCCAAAAACACTTGATGAGTTAATCCTTCGCCCTATGAGTGCCAAACTCATGCCAGAAACCTTTCCTGAAAAAATGGGTTGGGTAGATAGAGAGAGATTGCTTGATGTAAGTGGGAGAGGCAGACAAAGACAGCTTGACTTACTCAAAAAATATGGTTGGAAATACCATGAAAAGCCCGGCGGTGGCTGTCTCTTAACAGATACTTCAGTCGCCCTAAAGATTAAGGATATGCAAGCACATAGAAAAGTGGTATTTGAAGATGTTGCATTATTTAAAATCGGTCGCTACATGGTGCTAGAAAATGGCACAAGGTGCGTTATCTCACGCAATGAAGAAGAGGGCAGAAAGCTTGATATAGAGCATGAATTTATGGATAAAATAGAATTACAAGATATACAAGGACCTATGGCGTTAGTGGAGAAAAACGCACATAAAGATGATAGAATCTTAGCCGCAAGAATTGTGCTTGGCTATGCGAAAACACAGCTTGATAAGTCGTATAATGTGCGTATTGGCGATGAGGTTTTAACGCTTATGCCCTATGCAAAAGAAGAGGCAAGTAAGTTTTTGCTTTTACAATCCTAA
- a CDS encoding acyl-CoA thioesterase, translating to MVSYVFYDDTDCGGIVYHANYLVFCERARSLLFFEKGMLPHNTKHGFVVKEIESSFIKTLHLGDKYKVQTTPLEIKSASLILKQEIFRIATCNTALDTPELVFSLKVKLAHIDIHTKKPCKITDSLQDVAGFFTCE from the coding sequence ATGGTCTCGTATGTGTTTTATGATGATACAGATTGTGGCGGTATCGTATATCATGCAAATTACCTTGTCTTTTGTGAGCGGGCGCGCTCTTTACTCTTTTTTGAAAAAGGCATGCTTCCGCATAATACAAAACATGGCTTTGTAGTCAAAGAGATAGAATCTAGCTTTATAAAAACACTGCATTTAGGCGATAAATATAAAGTGCAAACTACACCTTTAGAGATAAAAAGTGCTTCACTGATTTTAAAACAAGAAATATTTAGAATTGCTACATGTAATACTGCACTAGATACACCAGAGCTTGTTTTTAGCCTAAAAGTAAAACTCGCACACATTGACATTCATACAAAAAAGCCATGCAAAATTACAGATTCACTGCAAGATGTTGCCGGGTTTTTTACTTGTGAGTGA